One segment of Asterias rubens chromosome 2, eAstRub1.3, whole genome shotgun sequence DNA contains the following:
- the LOC117307094 gene encoding protein SHQ1 homolog, which yields MLTPSFVLTQDADFLRLLIKARYAKVTDVETFVDGNDFKFYAKPYFLRLHLPGRVIEDGRERAKYDVDSGSFEICLPKETPGEVFQGLDMLTKLLTPKGQRSAEQPGIEVIGESGNEGEELDEENADDQGEIDWQMEQQPFQQEEDALMGETHYGFANKRSGVFQRLQEELCDVVDVPNPDTMHLKERRTARGSAENEKFDGDHYLADLYQEDTTLDELQNYKPSWHPDWKSLQAKTKQASIGQEGYEVQFTEGEREQMVRLPNRQHLLDDETERGVLLGLVDIIFAYAYNARTTLGENSVESAWTICKLSPTLSWLDWFKSLDEVMTACYRRALCYPLSRHWDLTRKVYQDVKRIFQLGRGQLLKCLLETHQICAGDDPRYILNELYITDYCIWVQSVSHVKIQSLATALKKVKITKSSIGFELEELEAAAALVNQEDNGEQCEQSESIEQFGYPHILHKVMAADVEHDPPSEMFANKEQDIKCETKIGDDSQILNKTDCKTLGEHVGKDQDNQAEETTENEIVSKLSAMKLQSIGSKGTEDLLDTASKPESLSLDAWAAKPPSMKIEVFGEDATDIPADNQSNSQDASQEDAGCRSDEERGIIKEADMKMEEELRISLSPKNTVTSHGQKPQKMLEPCTDKNHSRLDSDSESGSESDDESDSESDEDTDSDSESGTDSDSDTDSELDTAAGPDSESKTGPNIVTNK from the exons ATGCTTACCCCATCATTTGTGCTTACCCAAGATGCTGATTTCTTGAGGCTTCTTATTAAAGCACGCTATGCGAAAGTCACAGACGTGGAAACATTTGTTGACGGCAATGACTTCAAGTTCTATGCAAAGCCGTATTTCCTGAG GCTTCACCTTCCTGGAAGAGTTATTGAAGATGGCAGGGAACGAGCAAAGTATGATGTAGACTCAG gATCGTTTGAAATCTGTCTCCCCAAGGAGACACCAGGTGAAGTCTTTCAGGGCCTGGACatgttaacaaaattgttaaccCCAAAAGGTCAGAGGTCAGCCGAGCAGCCTGGGATTGAGGTCATTG GTGAGAGTGGGAATGAAGGTGAAGAACTAGACGAAGAAAATGCTGATGACCAGGGAGAGATTGACTGGCAGATGGAACAGCAGCCATTCCAACAAGAGGAGGATGCCCTCATGGGAGAGACGCACTATGGCTTCGCAAATAAGAGAAGCGGTGTCTTCCAGAGGTTGCAG GAGGAGTTGTGCGATGTTGTTGATGTCCCAAACCCAGATACAATGCATCTAAAGGAAAGGAGGACAGCCAGAGGGTCGGCAGAAAATGAAAAGTTTGATGGTGATCATTACTT GGCTGATTTATACCAGGAAGATACAACATTAGATGAGCTTCAAAACTACAAGCCATCATGGCACCCAGACTGGAAGTCACTGCAGGCAAAGACTAAACAGGCTTCCATTGGTCAGGAGGGCTATGAGG TGCAATTCACGGAGGGAGAAAGGGAACAGATGGTGAGGTTACCAAACAGACAGCACCTCCTGGATGACGAGACAGAAAGAGGTGTATTACTGGGCCTGGTAGATATTATCTTTGCTTACGCCTACAATGCCAGAACTACGCTCGGTGAAAACTCA GTGGAGTCGGCATGGACCATTTGTAAATTGAGTCCCACCCTCTCCTGGCTTGACTGGTTCAAATCGCTTGATGAAGTGATGACTGCTTGCTATCGTAGGGCCTTGTGCTATCCATTGTCCAGACACTGGGATCTAACACGGAAAGTCTACCAAGACGTCAAAAGGATCTTTCAGCTAG GAAGGGGGCAACTATTAAAGTGTTTACTCGAAACCCATCAGATATGTGCTGGAGATGACCCTCGCTACATTCTCAATGAGCTTTACATCACAGATTACTGTATCTGGGTACAGTCCGTCAGTCATGTCAAGATTcagtccttagcaacagctctGAAGAAG GTGAAAATAACAAAGAGTAGCATCGGCTTTGAGCTTGAGGAGCTGGAGGCAGCAGCTGCTCTTGTGAACCAGGAGGACAATGGGGAACAGTGTGAACAATCTGAATCTATTGAACAGTTTGGTTACCCGCATATCCTTCATAAGGTGATGGCGGCAGATGTGGAACATGATCCACCCTCTGAAATGTTTGCTAACAAAGAACAAGACATTAAATGTGAAACCAAGATTGGAGATGATTCTCAAATATTGAATAAAACAGATTGCAAAACATTGGGTGAACATGTCGGGAAGGATCAAGACAATCAAGCTGAGGAAACTACGGAGAATGAAATCGTTtcaaaactttcagcaatgaaGCTTCAAAGCATTGGATCGAAAGGTACTGAGGATCTCTTGGATACAGCCTCTAAACCAGAAAGCTTGTCATTGGATGCGTGGGCTGCCAAACCCCCATCGATGAAGATAGAAGTGTTTGGTGAGGACGCGACAGACATTCCTGCCGACAATCAATCAAACAGCCAAGACGCGAGTCAGGAAGATGCGGGTTGTCGTAGTGATGAAGAGAGAGGAATAATTAAAGAAGCTGATATGAAGATGGAAGAGGAACTACGTATATCTTTATCACCCAAGAACACTGTGACCTCCCATGGACAAAAACCTCAGAAGATGTTAGAACCATGCACAGATAAAAACCATTCTAGACTGGACTCGGATTCTGAATCGGGTTCTGAATCGGATGACGAGTCCGATTCTGAATCGGATGAAGATACAGATAGTGATTCTGAATCGGGTACAGATTCTGACTCAGACACAGATTCTGAATTGGACACTGCTGCAGGTCCCGACTCTGAATCCAAAACTGGACCGAACATAGTAACCAATAAATAA
- the LOC117307404 gene encoding uncharacterized protein LOC117307404 isoform X1 — MVFTGRSRILSKSRSVQVPVKELFLLRMGTLCNIPQGMVFTGRSRILSKSRSVQVPVKELFLLRRGTLCNILQGMVFTGGSRILSKSRSVQVPVKELFSLRMGTLCNILQGMVFTGGSRILSKSRSVQVPVKELFSLRMGTLCNIQGMVFTGRSRILSKSRSVQVPVKELFSLRMGTLCNIQGMVFTGRSRILSKSRSVQVPVKELFSLRMGTLCNILQGMVFTGGSRILSKSRSVQVPVKELFSLRMGTLCNIQGMVFTGRSRILSKSRSVQVPVKELFSLRMGTLCNILQGMVFTGGSRILSKSRSVQVPVKELFSLRMGTLCNILQGMVFTGGSRILSKSRKKKRKTYTCI, encoded by the exons ATGGTTTTCACTGGTAGATCCAGGATTCTTAGTAAGAGCAGGAGTGTTCAAGTACCGGTAAAGGAACTCTTTCTTTTGAGGATGGGAACCCTCTGCAACATACCACAAGGCATGGTTTTCACTGGTAGATCCAGGATTCTTAGTAAGAGCAGGAGTGTTCAAGTACCGGTAAAGGAACTCTTTCTTTTGAGGAGGGGAACCCTCTGCAACATATTACAAGGCATGGTTTTCACTGGTGGATCCAGGATTCTTAGTAAGAGCAGGAGTGTTCAAGTACCGGTAAAGGAACTCTTTTCTTTGAGGATGGGAACCCTCTGCAACATATTACAAGGCATGGTTTTCACTGGTGGATCCAGGATTCTTAGTAAGAGCAGGAGTGTTCAAGTACCGGTAAAGGAACTCTTTTCTTTGAGGATGGGAACCCTCTGCAACATACAAGGCATGGTTTTCACTGGTAGATCCAGGATTCTTAGTAAGAGCAGGAGTGTTCAAGTACCGGTAAAGGAACTCTTTTCTTTGAGGATGGGAACCCTCTGCAACATACAAGGCATGGTTTTCACTGGTAGATCCAGGATTCTTAGTAAGAGCAGGAGTGTTCAAGTACCGGTAAAGGAACTCTTTTCTTTGAGGATGGGAACCCTCTGCAACATATTACAAGGCATGGTTTTCACTGGTGGATCCAGGATTCTCAGTAAGAGCAGGAGTGTTCAAGTACCGGTAAAGGAACTCTTTTCTTTGAGGATGGGAACCCTCTGCAACATACAAGGCATGGTTTTCACTGGTAGATCCAGGATTCTTAGTAAGAGCAGGAGTGTTCAAGTACCGGTAAAGGAACTCTTTTCTTTGAGGATGGGAACCCTCTGCAACATATTACAAGGCATGGTTTTCACTGGTGGATCCAGGATTCTCAGTAAGAGCAGGAGTGTTCAAGTACCGGTAAAGGAACTCTTTTCTTTGAGGATGGGAAC CCTCTGCAACATATTACAAGGCATGGTTTTCACTGGTGGATCCAGGATTCTTAGTAAGAGcagaaagaagaagagaaagacatatacatgtatataa
- the LOC117307404 gene encoding uncharacterized protein LOC117307404 isoform X2: protein MVFTGRSRILSKSRSVQVPVKELFLLRMGTLCNIPQGMVFTGRSRILSKSRSVQVPVKELFLLRRGTLCNILQGMVFTGGSRILSKSRSVQVPVKELFSLRMGTLCNILQGMVFTGGSRILSKSRSVQVPVKELFSLRMGTLCNIQGMVFTGRSRILSKSRSVQVPVKELFSLRMGTLCNIQGMVFTGRSRILSKSRSVQVPVKELFSLRMGTLCNILQGMVFTGGSRILSKSRSVQVPVKELFSLRMGTLCNIQGMVFTGRSRILSKSRSVQVPVKELFSLRMGTLCNILQGMVFTGGSRILSKSRSVQVPVKELFSLRMGTLCNILQGMVFTGGSRILSKSRKKKRKTYTCI, encoded by the exons ATGGTTTTCACTGGTAGATCCAGGATTCTTAGTAAGAGCAGGAGTGTTCAAGTACCGGTAAAGGAACTCTTTCTTTTGAGGATGGGAACCCTCTGCAACATACCACAAGGCATGGTTTTCACTGGTAGATCCAGGATTCTTAGTAAGAGCAGGAGTGTTCAAGTACCGGTAAAGGAACTCTTTCTTTTGAGGAGGGGAACCCTCTGCAACATATTACAAGGCATGGTTTTCACTGGTGGATCCAGGATTCTTAGTAAGAGCAGGAGTGTTCAAGTACCGGTAAAGGAACTCTTTTCTTTGAGGATGGGAACCCTCTGCAACATATTACAAGGCATGGTTTTCACTGGTGGATCCAGGATTCTTAGTAAGAGCAGGAGTGTTCAAGTACCGGTAAAGGAACTCTTTTCTTTGAGGATGGGAACCCTCTGCAACATACAAGGCATGGTTTTCACTGGTAGATCCAGGATTCTTAGTAAGAGCAGGAGTGTTCAAGTACCGGTAAAGGAACTCTTTTCTTTGAGGATGGGAACCCTCTGCAACATACAAGGCATGGTTTTCACTGGTAGATCCAGGATTCTTAGTAAGAGCAGGAGTGTTCAAGTACCGGTAAAGGAACTCTTTTCTTTGAGGATGGGAACCCTCTGCAACATATTACAAGGCATGGTTTTCACTGGTGGATCCAGGATTCTCAGTAAGAGCAGGAGTGTTCAAGTACCGGTAAAGGAACTCTTTTCTTTGAGGATGGGAACCCTCTGCAACATACAAGGCATGGTTTTCACTGGTAGATCCAGGATTCTTAGTAAGAGCAG GAGTGTTCAAGTACCGGTAAAGGAACTCTTTTCTTTGAGGATGGGAACCCTCTGCAACATATTACAAGGCATGGTTTTCACTGGTGGATCCAGGATTCTCAGTAAGAGCAGGAGTGTTCAAGTACCGGTAAAGGAACTCTTTTCTTTGAGGATGGGAACCCTCTGCAACATATTACAAGGCATGGTTTTCACTGGTGGATCCAGGATTCTTAGTAAGAGcagaaagaagaagagaaagacatatacatgtatataa
- the LOC117307404 gene encoding uncharacterized protein LOC117307404 isoform X3: protein MVFTGRSRILSKSRSVQVPVKELFLLRMGTLCNIPQGMVFTGRSRILSKSRSVQVPVKELFLLRRGTLCNILQGMVFTGGSRILSKSRSVQVPVKELFSLRMGTLCNILQGMVFTGGSRILSKSRSVQVPVKELFSLRMGTLCNIQGMVFTGRSRILSKSRSVQVPVKELFSLRMGTLCNIQGMVFTGRSRILSKSRSVQVPVKELFSLRMGTLCNILQGMVFTGGSRILSKSRSVQVPVKELFSLRMGTLCNILQGMVFTGGSRILSKSRSVQVPVKELFSLRMGTLCNILQGMVFTGGSRILSKSRKKKRKTYTCI from the exons ATGGTTTTCACTGGTAGATCCAGGATTCTTAGTAAGAGCAGGAGTGTTCAAGTACCGGTAAAGGAACTCTTTCTTTTGAGGATGGGAACCCTCTGCAACATACCACAAGGCATGGTTTTCACTGGTAGATCCAGGATTCTTAGTAAGAGCAGGAGTGTTCAAGTACCGGTAAAGGAACTCTTTCTTTTGAGGAGGGGAACCCTCTGCAACATATTACAAGGCATGGTTTTCACTGGTGGATCCAGGATTCTTAGTAAGAGCAGGAGTGTTCAAGTACCGGTAAAGGAACTCTTTTCTTTGAGGATGGGAACCCTCTGCAACATATTACAAGGCATGGTTTTCACTGGTGGATCCAGGATTCTTAGTAAGAGCAGGAGTGTTCAAGTACCGGTAAAGGAACTCTTTTCTTTGAGGATGGGAACCCTCTGCAACATACAAGGCATGGTTTTCACTGGTAGATCCAGGATTCTTAGTAAGAGCAG GAGTGTTCAAGTACCGGTAAAGGAACTCTTTTCTTTGAGGATGGGAACCCTCTGCAACATACAAGGCATGGTTTTCACTGGTAGATCCAGGATTCTTAGTAAGAGCAGGAGTGTTCAAGTACCGGTAAAGGAACTCTTTTCTTTGAGGATGGGAACCCTCTGCAACATATTACAAGGCATGGTTTTCACTGGTGGATCCAGGATTCTCAGTAAGAGCAGGAGTGTTCAAGTACCGGTAAAGGAACTCTTTTCTTTGAGGATGGGAACCCTCTGCAACATATTACAAGGCATGGTTTTCACTGGTGGATCCAGGATTCTCAGTAAGAGCAGGAGTGTTCAAGTACCGGTAAAGGAACTCTTTTCTTTGAGGATGGGAACCCTCTGCAACATATTACAAGGCATGGTTTTCACTGGTGGATCCAGGATTCTTAGTAAGAGcagaaagaagaagagaaagacatatacatgtatataa